CAGAGGATAAGTTGTACATTAAAGAGCATCAGTAAGCAGAGAGCAGATGATACTGTTCCCTGTCCAAGCTGGGCCCGTTAACACTGTTTTCCACAAACTATGCCTCATATCTCCTTGGGCCTGGTGGAACAAGTGCCAAGCCAATGCAGATTGCAGTACAAGATCTCGGTCACATGTGGGGAGAAAGTGGTAGATGGCAAAGCTGAAGCAAGTGTTCCATCTCTCCTTGCACTCAGAACCAGGTGGAGCAGACAAGTCATAACAGGAAGGACAAGCCACACTGTGGGAAGCTATGAACTAGGTAGGAGCAGTATTCAGCTGCAACCTCCTTAACTTTCCCATTGAGTTGCTGATCCCTCTGGAGGTCAATTACATCCATACAGTGACTGGCTTCTCAGGAAGCATGGGACATAATCAAACTGTGCAAAAACAGCAGCTTCCTGTAGATGTGTCCCGGAGCTGGTGGTCACAGGTGTCCTCCAAGCTTCCACACCCACATGTCACATTAAAACCCTGGTTACAATACAGCAGACCCTGACACAATTCAGTCTCGTAACAGATGGAAACAAGCCATATTTTAACTGTGTTCCTAAAACACAGTGCTATCCTGCTAAAATCCAAGGGTAGACTATGGTTAAAGCATCATTTGGTTCTGGCTATGCtgcaaggccaaatcctgcattaACCATGGTTGGGAAGTACTGAGTGGTATCAGCTCCATCAACATAGCAGTTGTTAGTGCACAGAGGGGACCCTATCAAGTTCCTTGTTGCTCTCACATCTGTGGTACTTCAAGAGATGGGCAGTGCTTTAGGCTATCTGCATTAGCCTCTCAGCACGGAATGGATAGTTACATGAACAAATGCTAAGCCCAGGCTCTCCATGGGCAAGGAGACAGGTGAGCAATGTTTGTAGCCCCATCTAGTTCTGGATCTAACTGAAAGATTGACAAGCATGAGCATGTACAAACACTTTGAAATCAGCTCCCTGTTCCGAAGCTTATTTAGATGCAAGtccttggggagagggggggaaagggaaatacATTTGAAGCAAAGAACCTCAAAAGTACAATTTGTCAAATTTTCcaaaacacattaaaacaatCAAAAGTGACACaagtatatatatctatatataagtTTGAAAAGTACttaaaaggaaggaaacaaacaaacaaacaaagcccaaCATCAAAACAAATGACATAgggttaaaaaggaaaaaaaatacattaacgCCATCTGAGCAGAAAAACTAAACCTCTCCAGGGCAGCTGGGTCCTGTCACTTAAAGGCTCTAAAAATTGTCCATACCATGCACAATGACCACAGCATTTACCCCGAGCATCAGGAGAACCTCAGTCATAGCAGTGAATCAAATCAGAGCGCAACAGATAGAAGGAGAGAGCAGCCTTGGTAGAGTGGCTGTCTCAGTGGCCTGAAATGTTCCAGCTCAAGTAGGCCAAATCTCTCCTGGCTGCTCCTGGATACATAGCCATTTCTAAGGGGAGAAGATTATCTTAACTGTGAAAGAACCAGGACAAGGAGCGGGTTCCTAAGTTTGGGTTCTGCAGGTTGCACAATGCGCTGCTGGGGGACCTAGCTTTAAGGCAAACCTTGGCAAGTCATACAGATGAAGATCCTGAGCTGGATTTCTCTCTCACTTGCACCGCTGTAAATCAGGCATAATGCCACTGAGGCGAACAGAGTTGTACTGGTTAGTACTGGCATGAATTGGAGGGAAGTGGGGCCTTTTGTCTCCCAGAAGACATGGCGAGTGTGTGTGAGTGGCGTGGAATGGCAGTCGGCCCTCTTGACCAAAGGGTTTGTGCTGCAATGTGTTTGACACACAGGAAGGCTGAATCCCTTTTAACATGGCAAATGTTGGCCCAGActtaagaaaagagagaaaactcCCAGTCCCTCACAAATTCCAAAGTCACCAAATCATGCTGTAATGACTGGCCTGGGTCCCAGAGAGAGCTGGCCAGGGGTGAGGGGAAACCCACCCTCTGGTGTTTGCAGCCTGTACCATAAAACACAGAAAacgcaatttaaaaaaaagaggttgTAAAAGGATTTGCATGGAGATCCAGAGAGATTGGACCCTTCTGTGAATGAACCTGATTCTTCATTGCACAGTATCCCTTGCAGGAAAACACCCTCCATTCTCAAGGGTGGGGCAGCTGGGTTTTCTGGCCTTTCCTTCACCCTGTGGTGCCAGGTGGTTGAAAGCTACCACTGTAGCGCTACTGGGCAAAGTAACAATTCCTGGGTTTAAAGGGTTAATGGAAATGCTTTACAGCAAGGAATTTCCAAATGCACTTGATATAATCCATCAAGCTTCCACTAGTAGCACCCCCATACAAAAACCAACTGAAATGGCTTGAAGGCTCTTTCTCCCCTTTCTATTCTACTTACAAATATTAGGATCCCTTTGGTCTCAATCTCTTaccattattttttcccctctaggcaaataAATCATTGATCAGTGCCTACAACCCCACTGTAGAGATGTGGCCATGATGCTGGACTGGCTGTTCTTGTGAACATGACAAGACCTCATGCAATATAGTGAAGGGGAATTGTCTAAAGGTGTGAAATAAAAAAGTCACAATATCAATCACACAACTAGATCTTCAAGCTCACATTCATTTGAGGCTTCTCATGTGGTCTAAAAAAGGTCAAAAgatacatgattttttttgttttttatacagaAATCATATACACAAAACTTCAATCCATACTTCATAACGAAAAACCTACTAATTTAAGGAAAGCATTTGTTGTGCAAaaggtcccccccaccccacccctgtgcaCCTTCATCTActgagtgtctctctctcacacacacacacacacacacacccatacacatatacacacacacacgcaggttCCTTCCAACAGCCAAGCTGGTGAGAAAGAGTCCTCTCTATATACAGTGAATTAGAGAGAAGCTGGATACAGTGCTGGCAAGAGGCGTTGTTAGATCATTGCCTCTATCTGGAAGTGTCCATGTTCTCCTCTTTAAAGTTACTGCAGTGCTCTATAACTTTCCTATGGACAAAATAAGGACAAGGAGAAAAGGTTTAGTTCAAAGACTAACAAAATAATGAAGTGGGCCACAAGCATAAGGCACTGTCACCTACATTTAAATGTCGTGTATTTATCAGGCAGTATATCCTGAGACATGCATCAACCCAGTACCTGTGTTACAAGTATATCTCAACAAAAAACATATCTAATTACCCACTTACAACCAATCCCTTCCAACATTAGTATACATCCAGATCCACAACTGTCCATTTATCAACCCACCCATTATTCACTGGCCATCACACCCTCATCTCCCATCCAAACACCTTCCTGTCATCAACACATCTAATAATCTGCTCATCCAAACATCCATCATTCACCTTTTCTGTTATCTATCCTTGTACCCATATGTCTACAATTAGCTATTCCTTGCCATCTACCATCTACTTACCATGTTATTCATATACCTTCCATTCACCATTCTTCTATTGACCCTGCCATTCATGCCTCTGACCCATACACAATTCATCTACTCTATTATTCAATCTCCTACTCTATCTTCCATAAGCTTCATTAATCTCCTCCACCATTTCTCATTCTTTCAGCTACTGGAAGTGTCTGTCACATATACACAATACACATATTCCCAGCAAATAACCACCCATCTTTTCCATTTTCCCTATATCTATAAAGTCATAGCTCTCAACTTGCCATGGATTAGATGTATACAACtggcttttaaaatctgaaagaATGACCTAAAAGAAAGGTTCTGATACCAAACGTCAGAGGAAGAAGCTTGGGAAAATGGTAGATTCATTTTACTATGTAAGACATTCTCCATCAATTTTGTCACGTGATTCAGCTCTTCTGGTGTCAATGATGTACATGTATAAACAGTAAGATAACACTAGGTTTGAGGGATGGAAATAAACGGGAGGCTATCCTCATAATCAGATCCAGTTGAGAGGTATGGCTCTACTATTCATCTAGATACCTTCCAGCAGTCCATTGATACCTTACTGTCCTATCCACCAAACTCATCCACCCATTCATCCTTGTCTATTCCCCATCTATGAACAACTCTCAATTCACCTATATCCTTCACAACTTTTCTATCTACTTATGCATACTACTACTGTGTTCTCTCCATCCCTAATCACATATTCATTGGCCTACATTTGATAGCTTTACTCTCAtgcttatatataaaaaatcCTAAACTAAGGTTGCATGTTTAATAACTTATTGGTTTCCTACCGGGCCATTTCCTTGGTCTCCTGGCGTGCTGAAGCCATCTTAATCACCTCCTTCAGAAGGGGCATTCCACCTTCTTTGATCAGCAGGGGGCAGTATTTGTCAGCTGTAAAGAAGGGGGAAATAAAACCCTGGAAATCTTCACTCCTATTAGGTCAAATCTCTACATTCTGCAGCCTGACTCTTCTCCCAAGGCAATGAGCTCAAATCAAGAGGAGATAGAGAAGCAGTGAGAAGGTTGCTGGCTGGTAAGCCATAGGGTACAGGTTTCTCTTTCTAGTGTCTCAGCCTCTTAGGTACATCCAATCTGCAGAAGTATCGGAAATAGAAACCAATTCAGCACTCAGGCTTGCTAGAGTGATGGAAACTCCAGAAGGCTGTTCTCATGCACTAAGTCTATGTTGTCTTCCTAGTTCTGGCAACACCCCTCGAACATCCTTGGTAACTTCAAGGAGCTGCCTTGGAATTAGCCACATACTCTGCATTAACCTACAAGCCTCTGAAAATAGTTTCCCTTGACCTTTCGCCACCCGTGTTGTCTAACAGGCACAGTGTATGGAGATTCACAGCCCCAACCATTTCACTGTATTTATAATATTCTCTATGGAGGGACTTACGGTAAACAGAGACGAGGTTATAGAGAGCCCAAGTAGCCCAGTGCTGGCTGACAGGAGAGATCCCTTGCGGAAGGAGTCGAAGGATCGGTTCAAATGACCTGCaacaaatattaaagaaaaaaatgagaaACCCAAAAGCTGCTGTTCCAGCATCTTTTCCTGTTTTGGTACTGGAAGCTTCGCAGTCAGAGCTAATACATTACACAACAGTAAAGCTCATTGGCATATCAGCTTCCAGTATCCAAGAGGCAGTCATAGTTTGTGGTACTGACAGGCTCAATCCCTGCTGTTTAATACTACCATGCGGCACTGAGAACCAGCTCTGAAGGATTAAACGGGGAATTAATTTCTATCCTGTTCCAGTCACATTTCCTTAAGAAAGCTGAAATTCAGCAGTGCTGATCACTCCGTAGACGGGTTACAGTTAAAGGGCCTCTATCTACCGTAGGCCAAGGCACAACTGAGGGGACACTGATCATTCATAAACAATGCCTGCGCCATTTGATCTTGCAACAGTGAAGTGAATCCACACTGCAAATCAGGTGTTGGAATCACACTTGTACTGCATCCTCACCCGCAATTCATTCCATCTGTTGTTgtactagtgcaggggtcggcaacgtttggcacgcttcttgccagggtaagcaccctggcgggccaggccagttttatttacgtgctgacgcggcaggttcggccgatcgtggcctcCACGCgattcgccgtcccaggccaattggggtggtgagaagcggcgcgggtgagcaatgtgctggccacggcttcttgccgcccccattgtcccaggacggcaaaccgcggacagtgggggccacgatcggccgaacctgccgcgtcagcaggtaaataaaactggcccggcccgccagggtgcttaccctggcgagccgcgtgccgaacgttaccgacccctgcactagtgcATTGTGGCATTCCAGAGTTCCTGACGCAGCTCTCACAGCAGGAGCTTTAGGGTTATTCCACAAGTCACTGTAACACCTGAAGGGAATTTTGGGAGGCTTATCTAAACATTCCCAAAGGCACATTGAAGGCTGCAGTAACCCATTTCATGGAGACAGGAACATTCACCCTAGCTGTACCTTTCATTAGGAATCAGAATTTAACCAACAGCAAGAGAGGGATTCCTTAGAGAAATGTTTTTAAGCAGACTAAGCTGGCAAGATTCCATGTTTCCGGCACAATCCGAATCCACCAGAAACATGCAGGACAAGTTCTAGTCCTACTGTGTTCCCTCAAGAGAAACTAGGGATATAGACTATTTTAATTTTCTCCGTATTCTACTTAGAAGTGTAGCAGTTGCCTGTCCAgattagaccaatggtccctctaaTCTCCAACTGTGGCCAGTACCACATGCTTCAAAGGAAGTTGAAAAACCCCATCTAAAATGGTATGTCCATGTGGGAAATTTCTTCCTCACCCCAAGGAGAAGTTCTACACTTGATTAAATCTCCACCTTTCTTGCAGACTTTAGCGTGCTTGAGGTTACTTCTTGGGACAATCCTCACTCCTGGAATAAATGGGCCAAGATCCAACATCCCTCACCTGTAATTGATATTTCTTCTGGAGTTAATGTCCCAGCTCTGGATGGCTGCCCACATCCTGTCTACTACTTCCTCTCGGCGTGGCTCACAGATACCCCAAGCCTCTGGGCCATCAAACATAATGTGGGAGAGAACCCCACATGCATTGTAAGATACCTCAATCCCATCTGCTTTGCTCTCCAACAGGTTGCTGCCAAGATAGAAGATAAGATTTCAGAGGTGCCAGGTTAGCCTTATGTAGCACATCAGGGACAAAAAACTTAGTATGCAAACAGTGCTGCCCTGTGAACTCTAACCAGAGCTCATCAGATAAGTCATAATCTCCTAACTAGACTGGACACAGCAACCTATGCAAAACTGCTTGACAAACACCAGCTTCCCAAACTGGTTTTATTGATCATACTTTGTATTTAGATTGCAGCCATCCTCTGaagattccaaagcactttacaaactgggCGAGTTCCACTATCCTTCTTTTGTTCTGTTTAACGGGGTGGGGGCAACTGATGCACAAATATTAAATGACTGTCCTACGTCACACACTGACTCAATGGCAGTCAGGAAGAGCAGCCAGGTCTCCTGTCTCACAGTCCacagctctaaccattagaccatccTGCTTCTTGATCAGTGATGCACCAACCTGAACACACTGATGAACTGGGAGGTCATGAGTTGTGGGCGGAGCTCTTTTACCTCCGCCACATTTCCCAGAAGCCCCAACATGTTACGGTGCAGCTCCTGCTTCTCTGGGAACTCCTGAGGAAACAAGGAACATGTGTAAAACAAAAGTATGACCATTGTGACTGATGATGCAGCAAATCCAGGAAGGCAGACTATTTCCCAACAGTCAGAAatggagcaggggttcccaaactgtggtatgCGTACCATATCTCTGGGGGCTACTCGTGAGAAATTgtgtaatggtggattttattaattaattattttatttattgcattttcataataggcTACTCAGACGaagctttaaaactctgtgggaatttgttatataaaatatggtAGTTAACTTACTTCAAGATGTACCAATGAGAATACAGAAACACAGAGATGCTGATTTACGGAACCCTCAGCTCCAATCACCATACAGCGCAGgttcagttgcccagcaactttccagtctaactgagctcagaacttaGGCAGGGTTTTTTTCAGTTGTACATGTCACACTATAACTATACGTAACAGTGAAATAAGGACAAATGGCTAAAGACAGGTAGTGTTAAGAAGAGCACACAAAATCTCAGCGATGAGAAGGGTAGGGATATGCGGGTagctggtagatctggaaggggATACGCAATAAGAagagtttgggaacctctggtgtAGAGGATACTGGGCAGTACTTACTTTCAGGCACTCCAGGAAGAGCTTCATGCCACTATAGTTGAGAAACATCTCACAGTTATCGGGGGTTTCGTCTGTGATATTCCACAGGGCACTCCAGGAGAACTCCATCACCTGATCACACTGTCGAGCCAGAGGGAAGGAGACAGTAAAACACAGTGGAATGAAGTATGTGACATGGGCAACTGCAGACAGAGCGCCTGTAATACAGGAGCCCAATGCAAACTAATCAGAAGGATGGGGAACTGCTGTCACCTTGGAAGGGACCAGTTTTTATTCAGTTCAGACCCACCAACACAAACATTACCATTATCCAGTTTATTCAGAGGAGCCAAGTCCCCACGAGCCTCTGGGGACACCTGGAAAATTGCTTGTGCAATGTGAATGGATTCCTAGCACCCCTGGGCTGACCTCTCCACCTCAGGGTTAGAGTGGATATAAATGGAGTATATTTTgcttacagattttaaaaagaaacacttaCTGTTTTATCCACCAGCTTCTTCTGAATCAGCTTTAGCATGGTCTGTGGGCAGAGAGAAGAGGGAATGAGAAGCGTAAGAGCAGGTCTGGGAACATGCCAGGAATCACAGAGATTAAAATAAAGACTGTACATCAAACTCAACCCTGACATAGTCTGgcacagctctcactgaagtcaatggcagttatGCTTACTCATATATTGGATTTGGCTCTATGCATATGGAATCTGATTCACAAGGTGTAAACACCCCTCCCATCTCTTCCAAGTTTAGTGTTATTTTCTCTGGTTCAATGGCACTGTATAAACAACGATTCCACTGGTTCACACAGCACACTACGACAGATGACCTGTACCATCCAGATAACAGGTCCCTGGCTAACGGCACAAAAAGGCAGAGTTTAGTACAGAACAGCCCAGTGAGAAATAAATAGTGTGGTGTATGCTCTTTATAGCTTCATGAAAAAGATGGGACCTCAGAAGTTAGTGGACTTTAACTGGGAGGCTGTTGCAAACTCAAGGGGGAGGATGGAAGGAGCCATGAAGTCAAGAGTGGGTGAAGGAGACCAAAGGAAAGACAGAGAAGAGCTTGGGGCATAGGAAATTTTGTTGGAGGAAATGAGGGCAGAGGTATGGGAGAGGACTCAAGCAGAGTCTTGAACGGGAGGATAAGGAACTGGAATGTGAGGCAGGAAGTTGAAGCCAGGAAGAGATTATGGTTATGTCAAAAAATGAGCAGAGTGACTTCCTGTAGAGGGACTTGGAAACCCTCCAAAACTGTACATACACCCACATGCACAACTTCTGGTCCATTACTTGGACAGTGTTGTCTGTCAAGTGAGACAAAGAAATGTGTCCACTCAATCTTATGTAATTGAAGGTGTGAAGGGAGGTCTGACTCTTGGCACACTGGAGGTGCTGTCCATGCAGTAACCCCAATGGAAAGGTTCTGCAGATTTTATTATCTCCAAATGGGCAGCAGCTTTTCCTATCTCTGGAGAGGCAGGAGAGCCTTCCTGACCTGCTGGGCCATTGTGTATCCTAAAGCAGGGGCAAGGTTGTTACTCAGACATGTCCAAATGAAAACCCTTACCTTGTTACCAAGAGGATTGTGCTAGTTGCAGAAACAACTATTTTTTTATGTTTCTAGGAGGAAAACACTACTGCTCAGTGTGAAGCCCTCCCCATTCAACATTACTTTTCTTTGGGACGGTCTGCCTTCTCCTGATGGAGAGACTGGCACAGAGAGGTTATGGGGCTTACCCAAGGCCACACGATAAATTTGTagcagagccaagattagaacccaggagtcgtgACTCTTGGCCTTGTGTTGAGATCACGCTGCCTCCCCTGCCCTCAAACAGACACTACCTCTAATAGCACATCAAGGAAGTAACGACTTCCCCTGCTGGCATGTTTTCAAGGGGCTCAGCTTGAGGATGGTGGATTCCGTGATAGGACAACACTGCTAAGACTCTAGCTTTCCCTGACTGCAATACTTTTCTGTGACATTGGATTATTTACTGGACCTACTCCACGGACACTTCCAATGGAAGTCATAGAAAGTACTTTCCCAAGGGACTCAAGCCCAGTCTGGGGTAGGGATTAGCAGCCATCCTAGGACCATACCAACCATGACAAACCCCATCTTGCCAACAGCCTCCTTATGGTCGTTGTCCACTTGGCAGACCAAGGCATTGCAGAGGTGTACAGCAATGCGCTGGATGGACTCGTCCTGCCGAGTAGGGTTGAGGATGTTCAGCAGCAGCTCGTTGACACGACGGTACTGGAATTCCAGCTCCTCTGGGATGCTGAAGTTACACAGTGTCAGGCAGCAGTTCCGCTGCAcctacgggggtgggggggagcagagcAAGGTTAGGGTATGCTGACATGATGGACCATCCTACAAGTATGTGCAAAACCCCATAGCACATGTACCATTGTCACTATCTTCCATCTCAACACAAACACCACATACACATGCATCACCCTCCAACCCAACACCATGCTGCACATGCACTCCCCACACAATAGCTTCACCAGCCTACAGCTCAACCCTCTCACTGCATGCACACTCTCCATCTGCTACCCAGCCCCACCACCTGCATGCTCCACATGCAATCCAAAGCCAGTCACCTTTGCCACAAATACACGTGCACCATGATCgcctctttcttcccccataTTACTACTGAACTACGTCACCAATACATCCCACATAAAAttgcacccacccacccataaAGTGAATGCATGACCAGATATAGGCAACGGCTTCTCTAGGGCATGCCGTGGTACACATTCAATAGGTTCAAAGCGCCCAGAAGGTACAAAGTACTGGAACTGGCCTTTTactggaaggaggggaagagggagaacagTGAGAGCAGGGTGAAGTTTGACTGAGCTCTTACTGTCACTTCCTGGTAAGACTCCATGCCATTCAGCACCACCTGGATCACCTGACGCCGCAGCTTCACGCTCTGCTCCAGCCGATACTCTGAATTCGTTAGGTAGAAAAGGGCTGCGCTCCCAGTCACCTGGATGTTCTTATCGTACTTGTGACACTTGAGAGCTGTGATCACCAGCTACAAAGAAACAATGGGAGCTTTTAGTGCCATTCAGTCCCAGCTGGGCCCCCATGTAACCGTTACCCCTACGCAGGCAAAGACCAATACAAGCACTCCAGGGACAAGGAGCCCAAGGCACAGCTGGAATAGGCTGCACAATGAGATCATAAGACACCTCCTAAAATCAAGGACCCGATTTCCATCATGCTACTGGAACTTCCTCTttaggagcctgatccaaatcccattgaagccaaaggaaatgggagtctttccattgactttaatgggctttggatcaagccctaagtcATGGGGAAAGGTTTGATTTTTGTGCAGTAAAATTTCCCTCCCCCTAAATCTGACTGTGCTCAAGGGAGGTGAGCACGGCCTGTGGGTTAAGTCCCTGTGTACTCACCTGCAGTGCTCTCAGCAGCTGGTTGCAGCGCTCGATGCGGGCGATATCAAAAAGGAGATTGATGGCCCGGGACGTGATTTCGGGCCGGTGTTCAGTGTATGCCTCGATAGCGTTCAGCACCTGCTCTTCATTCTTGTCCCCACTCACCTGGcagcaaggaaaggaaaaaaatcatgtccAGGGAGGAAGAGACCAGCAAGAGGGGGGGTTGTTCAGGAGAAAGGCCAGCAAGAGAATGGGAGATCCGCAGGGAGAGGAGTCTGTAGGTGGCAGCTCAAATGGTGCATGCACTCTCTCAGCCCCTTTCTATATTGCTAGCAGGATTCATTCTGATGAGGCCCAAGATATCAGCGCACAGGCTGAGTTACCTCTCAGCCCAACCCTGAAGGAAGTGGTCCCTGCAGGGCAGGGTGGTATCTCTTTGCAGGGTTATGCATGGCTCCTTCTTCTTAAGCCTCAGACACCCGTTGTCGAGTGCCCTTTGTGCTACAAGCAGGGTGGGGAATGGACAGGGGCGGGTGCATGTGTGTCTTTACCAGGCTCCTTTCTAAAcggctgttttttcccctcacaaaCACTGCATAGGGTAGGGACCTTGCACCACTGCAGCATTCTTCCAGCTGGGGGACCCATAGTTCAAAAGGCACATGTATCACTTCCACAGAGCCTGAGAGCTCTGATAAGCTGGCAGACTCTCTAACTTCAGACCCTTTTTGAGACTTTTCCCACTGGCCCTTTACCTTGTAGGCTGGAATATGCGTCAGACGACAAAGAGAGGTCTCAAAGAGGCCCAGGAACTGAAGCGGTCGTTTCAGATCCCTGAAGGGGGCAATGCTGCTCTTTGATGGCTCAATGCTGGGAAAAGAAGAGATCATCCATGTGTGAGCTCTGCTTATTCAGCTCCCTCCACCACAGAGATAGTTACagagctccctgcctgctctgatTACACTTCACAAC
The sequence above is drawn from the Trachemys scripta elegans isolate TJP31775 chromosome 17, CAS_Tse_1.0, whole genome shotgun sequence genome and encodes:
- the ZER1 gene encoding protein zer-1 homolog isoform X1, which codes for MASDSPESLMTLCTDYCLRNLEGTLCYLLDNETLRLHPDVFLPSEICDKLVNEYVELVNADSIFEPHESFFTLFSDPRSTRLARIHLREDVVQDQDLEAIRKQDLVELSLINCEKLTAKSLQTLLSFSHTLVSLSLFGCSNLFYEEENPGGCEDDCLVNPTRQVLVKDFTFEGFSRLRFLNLGRMTEGVNVETLLRPLASLTALDLSGIQLNDVAFLTQWKDSLVSLVLYNMDLSEEHIQVISQLRKLRHLDISRDRLSSYYKFKLTRRVLSLFVDNLVDLSSLDISGHTMLENCTISSIEEKVGQISIEPSKSSIAPFRDLKRPLQFLGLFETSLCRLTHIPAYKVSGDKNEEQVLNAIEAYTEHRPEITSRAINLLFDIARIERCNQLLRALQLVITALKCHKYDKNIQVTGSAALFYLTNSEYRLEQSVKLRRQVIQVVLNGMESYQEVTVQRNCCLTLCNFSIPEELEFQYRRVNELLLNILNPTRQDESIQRIAVHLCNALVCQVDNDHKEAVGKMGFVMTMLKLIQKKLVDKTARQCDQVMEFSWSALWNITDETPDNCEMFLNYSGMKLFLECLKEFPEKQELHRNMLGLLGNVAEVKELRPQLMTSQFISVFSNLLESKADGIEVSYNACGVLSHIMFDGPEAWGICEPRREEVVDRMWAAIQSWDINSRRNINYRSFEPILRLLPQGISPVSQHWATWALYNLVSVYPDKYCPLLIKEGGMPLLKEVIKMASARQETKEMARKVIEHCSNFKEENMDTSR
- the ZER1 gene encoding protein zer-1 homolog isoform X2, whose amino-acid sequence is MASDSPESLMTLCTDYCLRNLEGTLCYLLDNETLRLHPDVFLPSEICDKLVNEYVELVNADSIFEPHESFFTLFSDPRSTRLARIHLREDVVQDQDLEAIRKQDLVELSLINCEKLTAKSLQTLLSFSHTLVSLSLFGCSNLFYEEENPGGCEDDCLVNPTRQVLVKDFTFEGFSRLRFLNLGRMTEGVNVETLLRPLASLTALDLSGIQLNDVAFLTQWKDSLVSLVLYNMDLSEEHIQVISQLRKLRHLDISRDRLSSYYKFKLTRRVLSLFVDNLVDLSSLDISGHTMLENCTISSIEEKVGQISIEPSKSSIAPFRDLKRPLQFLGLFETSLCRLTHIPAYKVSGDKNEEQVLNAIEAYTEHRPEITSRAINLLFDIARIERCNQLLRALQLVITALKCHKYDKNIQVTGSAALFYLTNSEYRLEQSVKLRRQVIQVVLNGMESYQEVTVQRNCCLTLCNFSIPEELEFQYRRVNELLLNILNPTRQDESIQRIAVHLCNALVCQVDNDHKEAVGKMGFVMTMLKLIQKKLVDKTCDQVMEFSWSALWNITDETPDNCEMFLNYSGMKLFLECLKEFPEKQELHRNMLGLLGNVAEVKELRPQLMTSQFISVFSNLLESKADGIEVSYNACGVLSHIMFDGPEAWGICEPRREEVVDRMWAAIQSWDINSRRNINYRSFEPILRLLPQGISPVSQHWATWALYNLVSVYPDKYCPLLIKEGGMPLLKEVIKMASARQETKEMARKVIEHCSNFKEENMDTSR